A stretch of the Rosa rugosa chromosome 5, drRosRugo1.1, whole genome shotgun sequence genome encodes the following:
- the LOC133710820 gene encoding suppressor protein SRP40, giving the protein MPKSLTRTQDTLSPSLLAFKPRQLLLANLNLEMKQSNPNNSAPTLSPHQKGPLLYAVARFLQGNGFSKTLKKFLSEAPIEKNGLKDSSLDLEEMYCKYSEMCNKDNASVNSQKENGNDPAPEKIAKSKDKKKNRKTFELLNQGDEQVCTEELKKPEQVEEADKNGKEKKKKKGKIVSDTPDGVEQRKLEPLSVATEESLKDHTSVKGKGVGDSETEKKSKDKKKKKNKSNDDSVSPNVEQGGVEAKQDANGTSETIADENLVDIKPKVKKNKKVSSGGEDKKVVAMGDASDSVLKKEDFKLSDVEATNNENKCSKKRKRLDSEGNDSEPGKSKEDESAEKSSMQKSIKKQCNGSTEPKTINAFQRVKLDEVVFTDEKLKDNSYWAKDGAEIGYGAKAQEILGQVRGRDFRHEKTKKKRGTYRGGQIDLQSHSVKFNYSDED; this is encoded by the exons ATGCCCAAGTCCCTAACAAGGACGCAGGACACTCTCAGCCCTTCCCTTCTAGCATTCAAGCCCCGCCAACTTCTACTTGCAAACCTAAACCTAGAGATGAAGCAGAGCAACCCCAATAACTCTGCCCCAACCTTAAGTCCTCACCAGAAGGGTCCTCTTCTTTACGCTGTTGCTAGGTTCCTGCAGGGCAATGGGTTCTCTAAAACCCTCAAAAAGTTTCTGTCTGAAGCTCCAATCGAG AAAAATGGGCTGAAGGACTCTTCACTGGATTTGGAAGAGATGTACTGCAAATATTCTGAGATGTG TAATAAGGACAATGCAAGTGTTAACAGTCAGAAGGAGAATG GAAATGATCCAGCCCCGGAAAAAATTGCAAAATCTAAGGAcaagaagaaaaacagaaagACTTTTGAATTACTCAATCAAGGTGATGAACAAGTCTGCACAGAAGAATTAAAGAAGCCTGAACAAGTGGAAGAGGCTGATAAGAATGgcaaggagaaaaagaaaaagaagggcaAGATTGTTTCTGATACTCCTGATGGTGTAGAACAACGTAAACTAGAGCCATTGTCTGTGGCAACTGAAGAAAGTTTAAAAGATCATACATCTGTCAAGGGAAAAGGTGTTGGCGATTCTGAGACAGAGAAGAAATCTAAggataagaagaaaaagaaaaacaagtcaAATGATGATTCTGTTAGTCCTAATGTTGAACAGGGTGGCGTGGAAGCAAAACAGGATGCAAATGGAACTAGTGAAACAATTGCAGATGAAAATCTAGTGGATATTAAGCCTAAAGTTAAGAAGAATAAGAAGGTAAGTTCAGGTGGTGAGGATAAGAAGGTAGTTGCCATGGGAGATGCAAGTGACAGTGTTTTGAAAAAGGAAGATTTCAAATTATCTGATGTTGAGGCTACAAATAATGAGAACAAATGctccaaaaaaaggaaaagattgGATTCTGAAGGAAATGATTCAGAGCCTGGGAAGAGCAAAGAAGATGAAAGTGCTGAGAAGTCTTCCATGCAGAAGAGCATAAAGAAGCAGTGCAATGGTTCAACTGAG CCAAAGACTATTAATGCATTTCAAAGGGTAAAACTGGATGAGGTGGTATTCACAGATGAGAAGCTTAAAGATAATTCTTACTGGGCGAAG GATGGTGCTGAGATTGGCTATGGTGCAAAAGCACAGGAAATTCTCGGTCAAGTCAGAGGAAG GGACTTTCGGCATGAAAAGACCAAGAAGAAGCGTGGGACATACAGAGGAGGGCAGATTGATCTGCAATCGCACTCAGTCAAGTTCAATTATTCTGATGAAGATTGA